A single window of Pseudarthrobacter psychrotolerans DNA harbors:
- a CDS encoding amidohydrolase family protein: MRYELGIDAAKLDAIDMHVHLEVDGHGHESLPPALTEASAKYFKAEDRSPSLDRIAEIYRELNMAAVVFTVDARTQLKHEPNSIDDLIAGAARNNDVLIPFGSVDPRTGPEAIRGAMRQAEDLGARGFKFHPSLQGFDPSNEVFYPLWETLQELRLPVIFHTGQNGMGAGLPGGYGIKLAYSNPLLLDAVAADFPELQIIMAHPSVPWQDEANSIATHKSNVFIDLSGWSPKYFPESLVRMANSVLQDKVLFGTDFPLITPQKWLGAFADLPLKDEVRPKILKHNAVRLLGLGG, translated from the coding sequence ATGCGCTATGAACTGGGCATCGACGCCGCCAAACTCGATGCGATCGACATGCACGTCCACCTCGAAGTGGACGGCCACGGCCACGAATCCCTGCCGCCAGCCCTCACCGAAGCCTCCGCCAAATACTTCAAGGCCGAGGACCGTTCGCCGTCGCTGGACCGGATCGCAGAAATATACCGCGAACTGAATATGGCGGCCGTGGTGTTCACCGTGGACGCCCGCACCCAGCTCAAGCATGAGCCCAACAGCATCGACGACCTGATCGCCGGTGCGGCCCGGAACAATGACGTGCTGATTCCCTTTGGCAGCGTGGATCCCCGCACGGGACCCGAAGCGATCCGGGGTGCCATGCGCCAGGCTGAAGACCTCGGTGCGCGGGGATTCAAGTTCCACCCGAGCCTGCAAGGCTTCGACCCGTCCAACGAAGTGTTCTATCCCCTCTGGGAAACCCTGCAGGAACTCCGCCTCCCGGTCATCTTCCACACCGGCCAGAACGGCATGGGAGCCGGACTGCCCGGCGGTTACGGCATCAAACTGGCCTACTCCAACCCGCTGCTCCTGGACGCCGTCGCTGCAGACTTTCCTGAACTGCAGATCATCATGGCCCACCCCTCCGTGCCTTGGCAGGACGAAGCCAACTCGATCGCGACCCACAAATCGAACGTCTTCATAGACCTCTCCGGCTGGTCTCCCAAGTACTTCCCGGAGTCCCTGGTCCGCATGGCCAACTCGGTGCTGCAGGACAAGGTGCTGTTCGGCACTGACTTCCCGCTGATCACCCCGCAGAAGTGGCTCGGCGCGTTTGCGGACCTGCCGCTCAAAGACGAAGTCCGTCCCAAGATCCTCAAGCACAATGCCGTCCGTCTGCTCGGGCTCGGAGGCTGA